One Archangium violaceum genomic window, GGACTCGATGGAAACCGTGACTTCTCCCAGGCCTTCCACGGTGAGTCGGACGCGGTCCCCGGCGTGGAGCATGTGGGCCGCGGTGGCGGCGCCGGAGAGGACGACGCTGCCGGCGGGCAGGGACTCTCCGCGTTGGTCCAGCAGCTCGCACAGTTGAATGATGGAGACCACCGGGTCGCCGGAGATGGCGTCCGAGCGCGCCGCCTGCACGCGCTCGCCGTTCACCTCCAGCACCATCTCGAGCCGGGGCAGGTCCAGCTCGCGAGGCGGGCGCTCGGTGGTGCCCAGGACGAAGAGCGAGGAGGAGGAGTTGTCCGCCACCACGTCGGGCAGGGAGAAGTATTTGAAGCCGACGTAGCGCGAGTCGAGGATCTCCAGCGCGGCGAAGACGCTCGAGCACGCATCGAGCGCCTGCTCGCGGGTGATGCGGCCGCGCAGCTCGCGCGAGGTGCGGAAGGCGATCTCCGGTTCGATCTTGGGGTGGATGGAGCCCTGGAGCCGGAAGACGCCACCGGCGGGGATTTCCATCCGGTCCGTGAGGACGCCGTACACGGGCGAGTCCAGGTTCATCTGCCGGCGCTTGGCCTCGGAGGTGAAGCCCATCTTCAAGCCCACCACGCGCTCGCCGCGCGAGGTGCGCAGGCGGAGGCCCTCGGCCTGGATGGCGTAGGCGTCCGTCAGCGCGAGGTCCGGGTGTTGCTTCGTGAGGGGGGGAATCTCGCGGGCTTCCAGTCGGGCCTGGTCCAGCAGCCGGGCCAGCTCTTCGTGCATGCGTGCCGTCATCGCCTTCTCCGCAGCGGGGGACGGCACGTTTTGCGCTGCCCCGGCCAGGAGTGCAAGGG contains:
- a CDS encoding 2-keto-4-pentenoate hydratase, which produces MTARMHEELARLLDQARLEAREIPPLTKQHPDLALTDAYAIQAEGLRLRTSRGERVVGLKMGFTSEAKRRQMNLDSPVYGVLTDRMEIPAGGVFRLQGSIHPKIEPEIAFRTSRELRGRITREQALDACSSVFAALEILDSRYVGFKYFSLPDVVADNSSSSLFVLGTTERPPRELDLPRLEMVLEVNGERVQAARSDAISGDPVVSIIQLCELLDQRGESLPAGSVVLSGAATAAHMLHAGDRVRLTVEGLGEVTVSIES